Proteins encoded by one window of Lycium barbarum isolate Lr01 chromosome 11, ASM1917538v2, whole genome shotgun sequence:
- the LOC132618867 gene encoding uncharacterized protein LOC132618867, with product MACVPNSSMTLLFVEMGVGYDQHGQDITSAAMRACKDAISSNSIPAFRRGSIPGVSFDRMKLQIKLGVPKPLQRGLDLEKVKSVFPYGRIENVEVVDGGLVCSSGVQVEEMGDANDDCYIVNAAIYVGY from the coding sequence ATGGCGTGTGTTCCTAATTCATCAATGACTCTTCTCTTCGTAGAAATGGGCGTAGGTTACGATCAACACGGTCAAGACATAACCTCAGCTGCTATGCGTGCTTGTAAAGACGCAATTTCATCCAATTCAATTCCAGCTTTTAGAAGAGGATCTATACCTGGTGTTTCCTTCGATCGGATGAAATTGCAGATCAAATTAGGAGTTCCTAAGCCTCTTCAACGCGGTTTAGATCTGGAGAAAGTGAAGTCGGTGTTTCCTTATGGAAGGATCGAGAATGTTGAGGTTGTTGATGGTGGATTGGTATGTTCTAGTGGTGTTCAAGTTGAAGAAATGGGAGAtgcaaatgatgattgttatatTGTTAATGCTGCTATTTATGTTGGTTACTAG
- the LOC132616774 gene encoding autophagy-related protein 8C-like: MAKSSFKLEHPLERRQAEAARIREKYPDRIPVIVEKAERSDIPDIDKKKYLVPADLTVGQFVYVVRKRIKLSAEKAIFIFVKNILPPTAAMMSAIYEEHKDEDGFLYMTYSGENTFGSF; this comes from the exons ATGGCCAAAAGCTCCTTCAAATTGGAACACCCTCTTG AGAGGCGACAGGCTGAAGCTGCTCGTATCAGGGAGAAGTACCCTGATAGAATACCG GTGATTGTGGAGAAGGCTGAAAGAAGTGACATCCCTGACATTGACAAGAAAAA GTATTTGGTTCCCGCGGATCTGACCGTTGGACAATTTGTGTATGTTGTTCGTAAGAGGATTAAGCTCAGTGCTGAGAAGGCCATTTTTATCTTTGTGAAGAATATCCTACCCCCTACAG CTGCCATGATGTCCGCCATTTATGAGGAACACAAGGATGAGGATGGCTTCCTGTACATGACCTACAGTGGCGAGAATACCTTCGGATCCTTCTGA